A region of the Synechococcus sp. PCC 7502 genome:
ACCCGCCAGGGACTCTAGAGACATCCCAAGGATTAGCAGTTCCACCCATAGCTGAGGTTTCTGTAGAACCGCCCATGGCAAATTCATCCAGATTGGTCTTACCCACCATCACTGCCCCTAAATTCCCTAATTTCTGGGTTACGGTAGATTCGTAGGGAGGAATAAAGTTTTGCAGCATTTTAGAACCACAGGTTGTAGCAACCCCTTGCGTACATAAGTTATCTTTAATGCCTATGGGTACTCCTGCCAGTAAAGGTATAGCCTCGCCCGCAGCAATTTTGTTATCTATTTTTTGTGCCTGAGCGATCGCCAATTCATCTGTAACTGTAACAAAACTATGTAACTGCGGCTCTAATTTATGGATTTGCGCTAAATGCTCTTGGGTAATTTCTACGGCTGTGCGATCGCCATTGGTCAGCAACTTATGGATTTCTTTAATGGATAACATTATAAATTTGCAGCTTACGTTAATTAATTTAGTTATAGACCTAATCATAGAGTCTTTAGTGGTTATGATCCTAACCCAGAAATCACTTAAATCTTAAAACCACCCGCCCAAGGACAAGTTGATGACAAGAGCTCATTTCTACGCTAAAGTAAAGGCATGATCGCTTAATTATTTACTTTACCTACTTACACAGTGGCAGCAAACAAAATACTGGTGATTGATGATAGCCGAGTAATTCGGAACATGGTACGTGACATGTTACCGCAAGAAAGCTTTGAAATAATAGAAGCAGCAGATGGAATCAAGGGACTAGAAGCAGCCAAACAGAATAAACCTTGGCTAATTATTTTGGACTTCATTCTGCCCCGCATGAGTGGATTTGAGGTGTATGAACAGCTTCAGCAAGACCCTGTCCTCAGTCGAACCCCACTGGTGATTATGTCGGGACGCAAAGAAGAGGTAACCAGCAAAATCCCTGAGCCGTTTGATGATAAGTATCTAGTATTTGTAGAAAAACCGATTGACCAAAAAGAACTAATGGCTGCAATTAAAAAAGCAGTTGTACTTTCCCGTAAGCGTCCACCCATAGGACTGGTTCACGATCAGACCCAAACCCAAATTACCGCATCTGGAGCCGATCCAGTTCTATTAAGCCGTGTAACTGCCCTAGAAACAAAGGTCAAAACTCTAGAGCAACAATTATTAAGTCAGCATAAGCAACTGCAACAACTTGTTAACTTTATTAAACAAAAACTCTCATAAAAATTTCCTCTATCTTAAATTGAACAATTAACTTAGACAAATCCCCAATAATTGCACCAAAATAATGGATCAGCCCAAATGGTCAGTAGTCATCCCTACTTACAATCGTTTGAGTATTCTAAAAAAGTGTTTAACTGCCCTAGAACATCAAGACTTTGATCAAAGCTATGAAATCCTAGTAGTTGATGATGGTTCCACCGATGATACTGTATCTTTTTTGCGATCACATCCTGAGCAGTTTCCCCATGTCAAAGTCTTACAACAAAATCATGCTGCTGCTGCCGCCGCTCGTAACCTAGGTATAGATTCAGCCCAAGGCGAATACATTGTTTTTGTTGATAGCGATATTATTGTA
Encoded here:
- a CDS encoding PleD family two-component system response regulator is translated as MAANKILVIDDSRVIRNMVRDMLPQESFEIIEAADGIKGLEAAKQNKPWLIILDFILPRMSGFEVYEQLQQDPVLSRTPLVIMSGRKEEVTSKIPEPFDDKYLVFVEKPIDQKELMAAIKKAVVLSRKRPPIGLVHDQTQTQITASGADPVLLSRVTALETKVKTLEQQLLSQHKQLQQLVNFIKQKLS